Proteins encoded by one window of Rhizobium sp. NLR16a:
- a CDS encoding mandelate racemase/muconate lactonizing enzyme family protein → MKITDLRCAVIGKHPIVRIVTDEGLYGLGEVEFTKAYLKPWVLHFREALIGEDPTDVERVMLKIRQRGSFKPYGAAVSAIEHALWDIAGKAAGVPAYKLLGGKVRDKVRVYNGSVRRKRSGDRPEDYAADVKWMMEQPQNFFMIKQGISFHSNMKDTIEGFHYGVTQRKAGYHGAMDQGAISERGFNHMLDCVIAMKEVLGDKVSLALDCGPGWMLPDAIRFARAVEKYNLMWLEDMLTGDYVPWVNPQAYRELTTSTSTPIHTGEQIYLRHNFKELIETQAVRVIGPDPADIGGIAELKWVAEHAYMHSILMAPHGTANGLLGLGALINVCATLPANYVAFEYPTASDPWWEDLVIGLPPEIVKDSMVDLLEAPGLGLDIDAEAARRFLREEDAGFFD, encoded by the coding sequence ATGAAGATCACCGACCTGCGCTGTGCCGTTATCGGCAAACACCCGATCGTCCGCATCGTCACGGACGAGGGCCTCTATGGCTTGGGCGAAGTCGAATTCACCAAGGCCTATCTCAAGCCCTGGGTGCTGCATTTCCGCGAGGCGCTGATCGGCGAGGACCCGACCGACGTCGAGAGAGTGATGCTGAAGATCCGCCAGCGCGGCTCCTTCAAGCCATACGGCGCGGCGGTGAGCGCGATCGAGCATGCGCTGTGGGATATTGCCGGCAAGGCCGCGGGCGTGCCGGCCTATAAGCTGCTCGGCGGCAAGGTGCGGGACAAGGTGCGGGTCTACAACGGCTCGGTCCGCCGGAAACGCTCCGGCGACCGGCCGGAGGATTACGCCGCTGACGTCAAATGGATGATGGAGCAGCCGCAGAACTTCTTCATGATCAAGCAAGGAATCTCCTTCCACTCCAACATGAAGGACACCATCGAGGGCTTCCACTACGGGGTGACGCAGAGGAAGGCCGGCTATCACGGTGCCATGGATCAGGGCGCAATCAGTGAGCGGGGTTTCAATCACATGCTCGACTGCGTGATCGCGATGAAGGAAGTGCTGGGCGATAAGGTCAGCCTGGCGCTCGACTGCGGCCCGGGCTGGATGCTGCCAGATGCGATCAGGTTCGCTCGCGCGGTCGAGAAGTACAATTTGATGTGGCTCGAGGACATGCTGACCGGCGACTACGTGCCGTGGGTCAATCCGCAGGCCTACCGGGAACTGACAACCTCCACTTCGACACCGATCCACACTGGTGAGCAGATCTACCTCCGGCACAATTTCAAGGAACTGATCGAGACGCAGGCAGTCCGCGTTATCGGCCCCGATCCAGCCGATATTGGCGGCATCGCCGAGCTCAAATGGGTCGCCGAGCATGCCTACATGCACTCGATCCTGATGGCACCGCACGGCACTGCCAACGGGCTGCTCGGTCTCGGCGCGCTGATCAATGTCTGCGCCACGTTGCCGGCAAATTATGTCGCCTTCGAATATCCGACTGCTTCGGACCCCTGGTGGGAGGATCTGGTCATCGGCTTGCCACCTGAGATCGTCAAGGACAGTATGGTGGATCTACTGGAAGCGCCGGGGCTGGGCCTCGATATCGACGCTGAAGCGGCAAGGAGATTTCTCCGGGAAGAGGATGCGGGCTTTTTCGACTGA
- a CDS encoding alpha/beta hydrolase, producing the protein MKRLIMTLMLATVSFAPMSFAASPTPAQAAIVQQAAITVNYRTATVDGVNIFYREAGPKDGPVVVLLHGFPTSSHMFRNLMPLLADRYRVIAPDYPGFGQSDAPDHTKFAYTFGHYADLVDGLLDQLGARKYAMYVMDYGAPVGYRLALKHPDRVTALIVQNGNAYDEGLREFWDPIKKYWADGSKESRDGLSGLVTLETTKFQYTDGMSDLSRISPDNWVHDQALLDRPGNKDIQLDLFYDYRTNVPFYPQFQAFFRDHKPPTLIVWGKNDKIFPAEGAHPYLRDLPDAELHLLDTGHFALEDKLDVMAPLIHDFLDRKLGEKN; encoded by the coding sequence ATGAAACGCCTGATCATGACCCTGATGCTGGCAACCGTCAGCTTTGCCCCGATGTCTTTTGCGGCATCGCCCACGCCCGCCCAAGCCGCCATTGTCCAGCAGGCTGCCATCACGGTCAACTATCGGACCGCAACGGTCGATGGTGTGAACATCTTCTACCGCGAAGCAGGCCCAAAGGACGGCCCGGTCGTCGTTCTGCTGCATGGCTTCCCGACGTCTTCGCATATGTTCCGCAATCTGATGCCGCTTCTCGCCGATCGCTATCGGGTCATCGCACCGGACTATCCTGGCTTCGGGCAGAGTGACGCTCCGGACCACACCAAATTCGCCTACACCTTTGGTCATTATGCCGACCTTGTTGACGGTTTGCTCGATCAGCTTGGTGCAAGAAAATATGCGATGTACGTCATGGATTATGGTGCGCCGGTGGGTTATCGCCTCGCCTTGAAGCATCCGGATCGCGTGACGGCTCTCATCGTACAGAACGGCAACGCCTATGATGAGGGCCTTCGCGAATTCTGGGACCCAATCAAAAAATATTGGGCTGACGGCTCGAAGGAAAGCCGCGACGGGCTCTCTGGCCTGGTCACCCTCGAGACCACGAAATTCCAGTACACGGACGGCATGAGCGATCTGAGCCGCATCAGCCCCGACAACTGGGTTCATGACCAGGCGCTGCTCGATCGACCCGGCAACAAGGACATTCAGCTGGATCTCTTCTATGACTATCGCACCAATGTGCCGTTCTACCCGCAGTTCCAGGCCTTCTTCCGGGATCACAAGCCGCCGACGCTGATCGTGTGGGGCAAGAACGACAAGATCTTCCCGGCCGAAGGCGCGCATCCCTATCTCCGTGATCTCCCGGATGCCGAACTGCATCTTCTCGATACCGGCCATTTCGCGCTGGAGGACAAGTTGGACGTAATGGCGCCGCTCATTCACGACTTTCTTGACCGAAAACTCGGCGAGAAGAACTGA
- a CDS encoding LysR family transcriptional regulator translates to MDRWQAMRIFARVAETGSFADAARHMHMSAPAVTRAVAALEDLIGARLFVRTTRSVKMTEAGTRYFEDCRRILADIAEAEAAAGGSYATPTGTLAITASALFGQMYVLPIVTEFLNTFPTMHARTLFIDRPVNIVEEGVDVAVRIGHLRDSGFSAIKVGTVRHVICGSPSYLETHGVPITPADLKNHRIAASTSAWASPEWRFANDQRVTIDPLLQCNTNDAVITAARAGWGLTRVLHYQIGPALLAGELQIVLSDFEEPPMPIHILHPEGRHAPAKVRAFVDMATARLRENRLLN, encoded by the coding sequence ATGGATCGATGGCAGGCAATGCGGATTTTTGCCAGGGTTGCAGAAACCGGAAGTTTTGCAGATGCCGCGCGCCACATGCATATGAGTGCACCGGCTGTCACCCGCGCCGTCGCGGCGCTTGAAGATCTGATTGGCGCCCGCCTCTTCGTTCGCACGACACGCTCCGTCAAGATGACGGAGGCAGGCACACGATATTTCGAGGATTGCCGCCGCATATTGGCGGATATCGCCGAAGCAGAGGCTGCGGCGGGTGGCTCCTACGCCACTCCGACGGGGACGCTGGCGATCACGGCTTCAGCATTGTTCGGGCAGATGTATGTGCTGCCCATCGTGACCGAGTTCCTGAACACCTTCCCGACCATGCACGCACGGACCCTCTTCATCGATCGCCCGGTCAATATTGTCGAAGAAGGGGTCGACGTCGCCGTTCGTATCGGCCACCTGCGGGATTCAGGCTTCTCGGCGATAAAGGTCGGAACTGTTCGGCATGTGATCTGCGGCTCTCCAAGCTACCTCGAGACGCACGGCGTTCCCATCACGCCGGCCGACCTCAAGAACCATCGCATCGCGGCCTCCACAAGCGCCTGGGCATCGCCGGAATGGCGTTTTGCAAACGATCAGCGGGTGACGATCGACCCGCTTCTACAATGCAACACCAACGACGCCGTCATCACAGCCGCCCGCGCAGGTTGGGGACTGACCCGAGTCCTGCACTACCAGATCGGCCCGGCGCTGCTGGCGGGGGAGCTGCAGATCGTCCTCAGCGACTTTGAAGAGCCGCCAATGCCCATCCACATCCTTCATCCGGAAGGGCGGCACGCGCCTGCCAAGGTACGGGCCTTCGTGGATATGGCAACGGCCCGCCTGCGCGAAAACCGGTTGTTGAACTAG
- a CDS encoding DUF1348 family protein, with amino-acid sequence MSRPPLPPFNEQSAIEKVRLAEDGWNSRDAAKVALAYTLDTRWRNRVEFATNRAEAEAFLRRKWNRELDYRLIKELWAFQGNRIAVRYAYEYHDDSGQWFRAYGNENWEFAEDGLMRTRHASINEHPISEAERKFRWALGRRPDDHPGLSDFGF; translated from the coding sequence ATGTCTCGTCCGCCACTTCCCCCTTTCAATGAACAGAGCGCCATCGAAAAGGTCCGCCTTGCCGAAGATGGCTGGAACAGCCGCGATGCCGCCAAGGTGGCGCTCGCCTATACACTCGATACGCGCTGGCGCAACCGCGTCGAATTCGCGACCAATCGCGCCGAGGCCGAAGCTTTCCTCAGGCGCAAATGGAACCGCGAGCTCGATTACCGGTTGATCAAGGAACTGTGGGCTTTCCAGGGCAACCGCATCGCCGTTCGCTATGCCTATGAGTATCACGATGACAGCGGTCAGTGGTTTCGTGCCTATGGCAACGAGAACTGGGAATTCGCCGAGGACGGGCTGATGCGGACGCGCCATGCCAGCATCAACGAGCACCCGATCTCCGAGGCCGAGCGCAAGTTCCGATGGGCACTCGGCCGCCGGCCGGACGATCACCCCGGCTTGAGTGACTTCGGCTTCTAA